In Paenibacillus kyungheensis, the following are encoded in one genomic region:
- a CDS encoding glutamate synthase subunit beta codes for MSTPTGFMEYKRQIPADRNPLERVKDWQEFHKHMAEDELRTQGARCMDCGTPYCHTGMDMAGGTFGCPVHNLIPEWNNLVYRGLWREALERLHKTNNFPEFTGRICPAPCEGSCTVGLIGQPVTIKTIEEAIIEKGFEEGWVVPQPPEKRTGRRVAVIGSGPAGLACAAQLNKAGHSVTVYERSDRVGGLLTYGIPTMKLDKGIVQRRVDLLIAEGIEFITGTEIGKDIPAQQLVDEYDAVILCGGATKPREFNIEGSELNGVVYAMDFLNGSIKSYLDSNLEDGNYLSAQDKNVIVIGGGDTGSDCVATSVRHGCSTVTQFGTHDKAPLERDPISNPWPQFPNVYTLDYAQEEAKAIFGSDPREFSIMTTKFVGDENGNLKELHTIQIQRIVDETGRKIYQPIPGTEKVFPAELALIAIGFDGPEQTLPQQLGLATDRWTNVKARYGKYNTNVDKVFAAGDMRRGQSLVVWAINEGREAAREVDKYLMGSTVLV; via the coding sequence ATGTCTACACCAACTGGATTCATGGAATACAAAAGACAAATTCCCGCGGATCGCAATCCGCTTGAACGCGTAAAAGATTGGCAAGAGTTCCACAAACATATGGCAGAAGATGAGCTCCGTACACAAGGCGCTAGATGTATGGATTGTGGCACACCTTACTGTCACACAGGAATGGATATGGCTGGTGGAACTTTTGGTTGTCCGGTTCATAACTTGATTCCTGAATGGAATAACTTGGTGTATCGTGGATTGTGGAGAGAAGCGCTAGAGCGTCTACACAAAACAAATAATTTTCCTGAATTTACAGGGCGTATCTGTCCAGCACCGTGCGAAGGTTCGTGTACGGTAGGTCTGATCGGACAACCGGTAACGATCAAAACCATTGAAGAAGCGATTATTGAAAAAGGTTTTGAAGAAGGTTGGGTTGTTCCACAACCACCTGAAAAACGTACAGGTCGTCGTGTAGCGGTTATCGGATCAGGTCCAGCCGGTCTGGCGTGTGCAGCACAATTAAATAAAGCAGGTCATTCTGTTACTGTCTATGAGCGGTCTGATCGTGTTGGTGGATTGCTAACGTATGGTATTCCAACAATGAAATTAGACAAAGGTATTGTTCAGCGTCGTGTTGACCTTTTGATCGCAGAAGGTATCGAATTTATTACAGGTACAGAAATTGGAAAAGATATTCCTGCGCAACAATTGGTTGATGAATATGATGCTGTGATACTTTGTGGCGGTGCAACGAAACCGCGTGAATTCAATATTGAAGGCAGCGAGTTAAACGGTGTTGTCTATGCTATGGATTTCCTAAACGGTTCGATTAAAAGTTATCTGGATAGCAATCTTGAAGACGGTAATTATTTATCTGCTCAAGATAAAAATGTTATTGTGATCGGCGGCGGTGATACTGGTTCTGACTGTGTAGCTACTTCGGTTCGTCATGGTTGCAGTACAGTCACTCAATTCGGTACGCATGACAAAGCGCCTTTAGAACGTGATCCTATTAGTAACCCGTGGCCACAATTCCCTAATGTGTACACATTGGATTATGCACAAGAAGAAGCAAAAGCGATATTCGGTAGTGACCCACGTGAATTCTCAATCATGACGACTAAATTTGTTGGTGATGAAAATGGTAACTTGAAAGAGTTGCATACGATTCAGATTCAACGTATTGTCGATGAGACCGGTCGTAAAATCTATCAACCAATCCCAGGTACAGAAAAAGTATTCCCTGCGGAACTTGCACTAATTGCTATCGGATTTGATGGTCCTGAACAAACGTTGCCACAACAATTAGGCCTAGCAACAGATCGCTGGACGAATGTTAAAGCACGTTATGGTAAATACAATACCAATGTAGATAAAGTATTTGCTGCTGGTGATATGCGTCGTGGACAAAGTCTAGTCGTATGGGCGATCAATGAAGGACGCGAAGCTGCGCGTGAAGTGGATAAATATTTGATGGGTTCAACAGTGCTTGTATAA
- a CDS encoding dihydrofolate reductase, translated as MTITMIWAQASNGVIGKNNDLPWRLPRDMAYFKQQTQHKTVIMGRKTWESFGGKPLPNRRNIILTRSHDFQANDAEVVYSVEEAIQLADPEQELMVIGGSTIYKQFLDHADRLLVTDIDHDFAGDTYFPEVDWSKWKEVSTTQGVRDDKNDYNYYFKEYLHI; from the coding sequence ATGACGATTACAATGATATGGGCGCAAGCAAGCAACGGAGTCATTGGCAAAAATAATGACTTACCCTGGCGATTGCCCCGCGATATGGCTTATTTCAAACAACAGACTCAGCACAAAACAGTAATAATGGGACGCAAAACATGGGAATCATTTGGTGGTAAGCCGCTACCCAATCGTCGTAATATTATCCTGACACGAAGTCATGATTTTCAAGCTAATGATGCTGAAGTTGTATATTCAGTAGAGGAAGCGATCCAGCTTGCAGATCCAGAGCAGGAATTAATGGTTATCGGTGGCTCTACAATTTATAAGCAGTTTTTGGATCATGCAGATCGTTTGTTAGTTACAGACATCGATCATGATTTTGCAGGAGATACGTATTTTCCAGAGGTAGATTGGTCGAAATGGAAAGAAGTTTCTACTACTCAAGGTGTGCGAGATGACAAAAACGATTATAATTATTATTTTAAAGAATATTTGCATATTTAA
- the thyA gene encoding thymidylate synthase: MKVYLELLQDILDHGAEKSDRTGTGTTSVFGRQMRIDLQKGFPLLTTKRLHTRSIIHELLWFLSGSTNIKYLQDNGVTIWDEWADEEGNLGRVYGAQWRTWRGPGGEVIDQITSVIESIKNNPDSRRHIVNAWNAAEVDAMALPPCHYAFQFYVANGKLSCMFQMRSVDTFLGLPFNLASYALLTHMVAQQCDLEVGDLVWTGGDVHIYANHMEQAKLQLTREPYPLPQLRLARKPDSIFDYHFDDFVFENYEYHPGIKAPISV; this comes from the coding sequence ATGAAAGTATATTTAGAGCTATTACAAGATATTTTGGATCATGGTGCAGAAAAATCAGATCGTACTGGAACCGGAACGACATCTGTTTTTGGTAGACAAATGCGTATTGATTTGCAAAAAGGTTTTCCTTTACTAACAACGAAGAGGTTACATACTCGTTCGATTATACATGAATTGTTATGGTTTCTTAGTGGGAGTACGAATATTAAATATTTGCAAGATAATGGCGTTACGATCTGGGATGAATGGGCAGATGAAGAAGGAAATCTAGGACGTGTGTATGGAGCACAGTGGAGAACATGGCGCGGGCCCGGTGGAGAAGTGATTGACCAGATTACATCGGTAATCGAAAGTATTAAAAATAATCCAGACTCACGTCGTCATATTGTAAATGCTTGGAATGCAGCAGAAGTAGATGCGATGGCTTTGCCACCTTGTCATTATGCTTTCCAATTTTATGTAGCCAACGGCAAATTGTCTTGCATGTTCCAGATGCGATCGGTAGATACTTTCTTAGGATTGCCATTTAATCTGGCTTCGTATGCACTTCTCACTCATATGGTTGCACAGCAATGCGATCTGGAAGTGGGCGATCTGGTATGGACGGGTGGAGATGTTCATATCTATGCTAACCATATGGAGCAAGCGAAATTACAGTTAACCAGAGAACCGTATCCATTGCCTCAGCTTCGTCTGGCTCGCAAACCGGATTCGATTTTTGATTATCATTTTGATGATTTTGTTTTTGAAAATTATGAGTATCATCCAGGAATCAAAGCACCTATTTCGGTATAA
- the rpmG gene encoding 50S ribosomal protein L33 has translation MRVIVTMACTETGDRNYTTTKNKRNHPERLELKKYCPRLKKYTIHRETR, from the coding sequence ATGCGCGTTATCGTAACTATGGCATGCACAGAGACTGGCGACCGTAATTATACTACAACCAAGAACAAAAGAAATCATCCAGAACGTCTTGAGTTGAAAAAATATTGCCCACGTCTAAAAAAATACACGATCCATCGTGAAACTCGTTAA
- a CDS encoding GTP-binding protein — translation MVINQQAKIPVTVLSGYLGSGKTTVLNYVLNNRDGLKVAVIVNDMSEVNIDAGLIKSGSTLSRTEEKLVEISNGCICCTLRDDLLLEVKQLAEEGRFDYILIESSGISEPIPVAQTFSYADDSLAFDLTTITRLDCLVTVVDSNRFWHDYESGETLLERGEAVGEDDTRDVVDLLIDQIETCDVVILNKCDLVSESELNKLEAVIHKLQPSARIIRTTKGQIDPKEILNTHLFDMEKASTSAGWMQELQKDHHTPETEEYGIHSFVYRRRRPFAPQRLYDFMEEWPESIIRAKGLVWLATGEDVAATLGQAGTSIQFGPAGHWVAALPEVERQQILAEEPELLEQWDQQWGDRMTEVVFIGIELDQLKMESELDQCLLTDQEMELDWSTLNNPLPWVTSEEDHVNEAVTHLFG, via the coding sequence ATGGTAATCAATCAACAAGCGAAAATTCCAGTGACCGTACTTAGTGGTTATTTAGGTTCAGGCAAAACAACGGTTCTTAATTATGTACTTAATAACCGTGATGGATTAAAAGTAGCTGTGATCGTCAATGATATGAGTGAAGTGAATATTGATGCAGGTTTAATCAAATCAGGAAGTACATTATCTCGAACAGAAGAAAAGCTAGTAGAAATTTCGAATGGATGTATTTGTTGTACATTACGAGACGATCTTTTATTAGAAGTAAAGCAGTTAGCAGAAGAAGGTCGATTTGATTATATCCTGATAGAGTCGTCTGGGATTAGTGAACCTATTCCTGTTGCTCAGACATTTAGTTATGCAGATGACTCACTAGCATTTGATTTAACTACTATTACACGTCTGGATTGTCTAGTGACTGTTGTAGATAGTAATCGGTTCTGGCATGATTATGAGTCTGGCGAAACACTTCTAGAGCGAGGAGAAGCCGTAGGTGAGGATGATACTCGGGATGTGGTCGATTTATTGATCGATCAGATTGAGACTTGTGATGTAGTTATTTTGAATAAATGCGATCTTGTTAGTGAATCAGAATTAAATAAATTAGAAGCGGTTATTCATAAACTTCAACCAAGTGCACGTATTATCCGTACTACCAAAGGTCAAATTGATCCTAAAGAAATTTTAAATACTCATTTATTCGATATGGAGAAAGCTTCTACTTCCGCAGGATGGATGCAAGAGTTACAAAAGGATCATCATACTCCTGAAACTGAAGAATACGGTATTCATTCTTTTGTATATCGACGTAGACGTCCTTTTGCACCACAGCGATTGTACGATTTTATGGAAGAATGGCCTGAATCGATTATACGAGCTAAAGGATTAGTCTGGTTAGCTACAGGCGAAGATGTAGCAGCTACATTAGGACAAGCAGGCACATCAATTCAATTTGGTCCTGCTGGCCATTGGGTAGCAGCATTACCTGAAGTTGAACGACAGCAGATTTTAGCAGAAGAACCAGAACTATTGGAACAATGGGATCAGCAGTGGGGAGATCGTATGACAGAGGTCGTTTTTATCGGCATAGAATTGGATCAATTGAAAATGGAGTCTGAACTAGATCAGTGCCTGTTAACCGATCAGGAGATGGAGCTAGATTGGTCCACACTGAATAATCCGTTACCCTGGGTAACATCGGAAGAGGATCATGTGAATGAAGCTGTAACACATTTGTTTGGTTGA
- the lpdA gene encoding dihydrolipoyl dehydrogenase, whose translation MVVGDASLDIDTLVIGAGPGGYVAAIRAAQLGQKVLIVDKSELGGVCLNRGCIPSKALISAAHQFEAAQHGEAFGITAENVKVDFSKTQEFKSGVVKKMTSGVAGLLKGNKVEVFQGECMFINQNEARVFNDHESPRYRFKNCIIATGSRPIELKAFPFGGRILSSTEALNLPEIPKSMVVIGGGYIGAELSQMYAKFGTKITIIEGLDTVLPGFDKDMTSLVAKNMKKSGMEIFTNAKAESAEQTDKDVTVKFSVGGEAKEVTAEYLLVTVGRRPNTDGELGLDLIEMELDDRGLIKIDHQGRTNIPHIFAIGDIVAGPALAHKASYEAKVVAEVIAGESSVIDYKCVPAVVFTDPECSSVGYTETEAKEKGYKVSAGKFPYAGNGRATSLNNTEGFVKIVADEETGLVLGSQIVGLEASNMIAEMGLAIEMGATLEDLALTIHAHPTLGEIVMEAAELVMGHPIHVIAPRKK comes from the coding sequence ATGGTAGTAGGCGATGCTTCACTCGATATTGATACTTTAGTTATTGGTGCAGGACCTGGTGGATATGTAGCTGCAATTCGTGCGGCTCAATTGGGTCAAAAAGTTTTGATCGTAGATAAATCCGAACTAGGCGGCGTCTGTTTGAACCGTGGTTGTATTCCTTCTAAAGCGCTAATCTCTGCAGCTCACCAATTCGAAGCTGCACAACATGGCGAAGCTTTCGGTATTACAGCTGAAAATGTAAAAGTGGATTTCTCCAAAACTCAAGAATTCAAATCAGGCGTTGTTAAAAAAATGACTTCTGGTGTAGCTGGATTGTTGAAAGGTAACAAAGTAGAAGTATTCCAAGGCGAATGCATGTTCATTAACCAAAATGAAGCACGTGTATTCAACGATCATGAATCTCCTCGTTACCGTTTCAAAAACTGTATTATTGCAACAGGTTCTCGTCCAATCGAACTTAAAGCATTCCCATTTGGTGGACGTATTCTTTCTTCTACAGAAGCATTGAATTTACCTGAAATTCCGAAAAGCATGGTTGTTATCGGCGGTGGTTACATCGGCGCTGAGCTTAGCCAAATGTATGCTAAATTCGGTACTAAAATTACAATCATCGAAGGTCTGGATACAGTATTGCCAGGATTCGATAAAGATATGACTAGCCTTGTTGCTAAAAACATGAAGAAATCCGGTATGGAAATCTTCACGAACGCGAAAGCGGAAAGCGCAGAGCAAACAGATAAAGATGTAACTGTTAAATTCAGCGTTGGTGGCGAAGCTAAAGAAGTTACAGCAGAATACTTGCTAGTAACAGTTGGTCGTCGTCCTAACACTGATGGTGAGTTGGGTCTTGATCTAATTGAGATGGAATTGGACGATCGTGGTTTGATCAAAATTGATCACCAAGGACGCACAAACATTCCTCACATCTTCGCTATCGGTGATATCGTTGCTGGTCCTGCTCTAGCTCACAAAGCTTCTTACGAAGCTAAAGTAGTAGCTGAAGTTATTGCTGGTGAATCTTCTGTAATTGATTACAAATGTGTTCCGGCTGTTGTATTTACAGATCCAGAATGCTCTAGTGTTGGTTACACAGAGACAGAAGCAAAAGAAAAAGGATACAAAGTATCTGCTGGTAAATTCCCTTATGCAGGTAACGGTCGCGCAACTTCTTTGAATAACACAGAAGGTTTCGTGAAAATCGTAGCAGACGAAGAAACAGGTCTTGTTCTTGGTTCTCAAATCGTAGGTTTGGAAGCTTCTAACATGATCGCTGAAATGGGTCTTGCTATCGAAATGGGCGCAACTCTTGAAGATTTGGCATTGACTATCCATGCGCATCCAACATTGGGTGAAATCGTAATGGAAGCGGCTGAATTGGTTATGGGTCACCCTATCCATGTTATCGCTCCACGCAAAAAATAA
- a CDS encoding dihydrolipoamide acetyltransferase family protein, producing MAKFIYKFPELGEGLHEGEIIKMHIKPGDKVTDDSIIMEVQNDKAVVEVPCPVDGTVLEVLTKDGQICHVGETVAIIEAEGDIPDQDEEETAPEQKSGQEQESVQGGVDTTSSPAADSPADAKEGKETNASTPAAPNKDVLATPSVRKFAREQGVDLAQVSGTGNNGKITREDVESFKQGGGQVSSQTTEVAAEEKTSSPVAPAAAPTAIATGGDEERVPFKGIRKAISNAMVKSAYTAPHVTIMDEVDVTELVAFRTRMKPLAEKKGIKVTYLPFIVKALVAATREFPALNASIDEASNEIVYKKHYDVGIATDTDNGLIVPVVKDADRKSIFMIASTINDLAVRGREGKLSANEMRGSTISISNIGSAGGMFFTPIINFPEVAILGTGRISEKAVVKNGEIVAAPVMALSLSFDHRIIDGATAQNFMNFIKSLLANPELLVMEV from the coding sequence GTGGCAAAATTTATTTATAAATTTCCAGAGCTTGGTGAAGGTTTGCATGAAGGCGAAATCATCAAAATGCATATCAAACCAGGTGATAAAGTAACAGACGATAGCATCATCATGGAAGTACAAAATGATAAAGCAGTAGTTGAAGTACCTTGTCCAGTTGATGGAACAGTACTTGAAGTATTGACGAAAGACGGTCAAATTTGTCATGTAGGCGAAACGGTAGCAATTATCGAAGCTGAAGGTGACATTCCAGATCAAGACGAAGAAGAAACAGCTCCAGAACAAAAGAGCGGTCAAGAACAAGAATCTGTTCAAGGCGGAGTAGATACAACTTCATCTCCTGCTGCTGACAGCCCTGCTGATGCAAAAGAAGGTAAAGAAACAAATGCTTCTACACCAGCAGCTCCTAACAAAGATGTTCTAGCTACTCCAAGCGTTCGTAAATTTGCTCGTGAGCAAGGTGTTGATCTAGCACAAGTTAGCGGCACTGGTAACAACGGTAAAATTACACGTGAAGATGTAGAATCTTTCAAACAAGGTGGAGGACAAGTTTCTTCTCAAACTACAGAAGTAGCAGCAGAAGAAAAAACATCTTCTCCAGTAGCACCAGCGGCAGCTCCTACAGCTATCGCAACAGGTGGAGACGAAGAGCGCGTACCATTCAAAGGTATTCGTAAAGCGATCTCTAACGCTATGGTTAAATCTGCATACACAGCTCCACACGTAACGATTATGGACGAAGTAGACGTTACAGAATTGGTAGCTTTCCGTACGCGTATGAAACCACTTGCTGAGAAAAAAGGCATCAAAGTAACATACTTGCCATTCATCGTAAAAGCACTTGTTGCTGCTACTCGTGAATTCCCAGCATTGAACGCTTCTATCGACGAAGCTTCTAACGAAATTGTTTACAAAAAACATTATGATGTAGGTATTGCTACAGACACAGATAACGGTCTAATCGTTCCTGTTGTTAAAGATGCAGATCGTAAGAGCATCTTCATGATCGCAAGCACAATCAATGATTTGGCTGTACGTGGTCGCGAAGGTAAATTGTCTGCTAATGAAATGCGTGGAAGCACAATTTCTATCTCTAACATCGGTTCTGCTGGCGGTATGTTCTTTACTCCAATCATCAACTTCCCAGAAGTTGCGATCTTGGGAACTGGACGTATCAGCGAAAAAGCTGTTGTTAAAAATGGCGAAATCGTAGCAGCACCTGTAATGGCTCTATCCCTAAGCTTTGACCACCGTATTATCGATGGTGCAACAGCACAGAACTTTATGAACTTTATCAAATCACTTCTCGCTAATCCCGAGTTGCTGGTTATGGAGGTGTAA
- a CDS encoding alpha-ketoacid dehydrogenase subunit beta: MAQMNMKEAIRDALRVELKNDPNVILFGEDVGHVGGVFRATEGLQAEFGEDRVFDTPLAESAIGGLAVGLGIQGFRPVAEIQFVGFIFEALDQMVVQAARMRYRSGGKYNSPIVFRTPFGGGVKAAELHTDSLEGLLTQTPGIKVVIPSNPYDAKGLMIASIRDNDPVFFMEHLNLYHAFRAEVPEEAYTVELGKANVVREGSDVTIIAYGMMVHTATKAADQLAEEGIKAEIIDLRTVSPIDIDTIVASIQKTNRAIVVQEAQKSAGVAAEVIAQINEKAILHLEAPVLRVAGPDTVYPFAQIEDSWLPSPKRVIDAVKKVVQF, encoded by the coding sequence ATGGCACAAATGAATATGAAAGAAGCGATTCGTGATGCGCTTCGCGTTGAATTGAAAAATGATCCTAATGTGATCCTTTTCGGAGAAGACGTAGGTCATGTTGGTGGCGTATTCCGCGCAACAGAAGGTCTGCAAGCAGAATTTGGTGAAGATCGTGTATTTGATACACCTCTTGCTGAGTCAGCTATCGGTGGTTTGGCAGTAGGTTTGGGTATCCAAGGATTCCGTCCTGTTGCTGAAATCCAATTCGTAGGTTTTATTTTTGAGGCACTTGACCAAATGGTTGTTCAAGCAGCTCGTATGCGTTACCGTTCTGGTGGCAAATACAATTCTCCAATCGTTTTCCGTACACCTTTCGGTGGCGGTGTAAAAGCGGCAGAATTGCATACTGATTCTCTAGAAGGCTTGCTTACACAAACTCCAGGTATCAAAGTGGTTATCCCTTCTAACCCTTACGATGCTAAAGGACTTATGATCGCATCTATCCGTGATAACGATCCTGTATTCTTTATGGAGCATTTGAACTTGTACCATGCATTCCGTGCAGAAGTACCTGAAGAAGCTTATACAGTAGAATTGGGTAAAGCAAACGTAGTACGTGAAGGTTCTGATGTAACAATCATCGCTTACGGCATGATGGTTCACACAGCAACTAAAGCGGCTGATCAATTGGCTGAAGAAGGAATCAAAGCAGAAATTATTGACCTTCGTACAGTAAGCCCGATTGATATTGATACAATCGTAGCTTCTATCCAAAAAACAAATCGTGCAATCGTTGTTCAAGAAGCACAAAAAAGTGCTGGCGTAGCGGCAGAAGTTATTGCACAAATCAATGAAAAAGCAATCTTGCACTTGGAAGCTCCAGTACTGCGTGTAGCAGGACCGGATACTGTTTATCCATTTGCACAAATTGAAGATTCTTGGTTGCCATCACCTAAACGTGTTATTGATGCAGTCAAAAAAGTAGTTCAATTCTAA
- the pdhA gene encoding pyruvate dehydrogenase (acetyl-transferring) E1 component subunit alpha translates to MSKVPYEVYTEDVEALSVLSPEGKIVNKDLLPDLNDDQLKEIMYRMVFTRSWDDRAVNLGRQGRLGFYAPVSGQEATMVGSEFALQKEDFVCPGYRDIPQLVWHGLPLYQAFLYSRGHQHGGQIPDGVNVLMPQIIIGAQILHAMGIAMAYKLKKQKQVVIAYTGDGGSSEGDFYEGLNYAGVYKLPVIFFVQNNGYAITTPFAKQTAALSIAHKAVAAGIKGVKVDGMDVLAVIKAVQDAAERGRNGEGATLIEAVTYRFRPHSMSDDTSKYRTKDEEGIWSEKDPIARLAKYLAEKGLWTDEDTERVREEAKAKVNEEIKKAEKTEKMTVSGLIDSMFEQTPQHLEEQKADFE, encoded by the coding sequence ATGAGCAAGGTTCCTTATGAAGTTTATACGGAGGACGTGGAAGCTCTTTCCGTTCTTTCTCCTGAAGGCAAAATCGTCAACAAAGATTTACTACCTGATCTTAACGATGATCAATTGAAAGAAATTATGTATCGTATGGTCTTCACACGTAGTTGGGATGATCGTGCAGTTAACTTAGGTCGTCAAGGTCGTCTTGGTTTCTATGCACCAGTATCTGGTCAAGAAGCTACAATGGTTGGTAGCGAATTCGCTTTGCAAAAAGAAGATTTCGTATGCCCGGGTTATCGTGATATTCCTCAGTTGGTATGGCACGGATTGCCACTTTATCAAGCATTCTTGTACTCTCGTGGACATCAACACGGTGGACAAATTCCTGATGGCGTTAACGTTTTAATGCCGCAAATCATCATTGGTGCACAAATTTTGCATGCAATGGGTATTGCTATGGCTTACAAATTGAAAAAACAAAAACAAGTTGTTATTGCTTACACAGGTGATGGTGGTTCTTCTGAAGGTGACTTCTATGAAGGTCTTAACTATGCTGGTGTATACAAATTGCCTGTTATTTTCTTTGTACAAAATAACGGTTATGCAATTACAACTCCTTTCGCAAAACAAACAGCTGCATTGTCGATCGCTCATAAAGCGGTTGCAGCAGGTATCAAAGGCGTAAAAGTAGACGGTATGGACGTTCTTGCTGTTATCAAAGCGGTCCAAGATGCTGCTGAACGTGGACGTAATGGTGAAGGTGCTACATTGATCGAAGCTGTTACTTACCGTTTCCGTCCTCACTCCATGTCTGATGATACGAGTAAATATCGTACTAAAGACGAAGAAGGTATCTGGAGTGAAAAAGATCCTATCGCTCGTCTTGCTAAATACTTGGCTGAAAAAGGTCTCTGGACTGATGAAGATACAGAGCGCGTAAGAGAAGAAGCTAAAGCTAAAGTAAACGAAGAAATCAAAAAAGCAGAGAAAACAGAGAAAATGACTGTTTCTGGCTTGATTGATAGCATGTTTGAACAAACACCTCAACACTTGGAAGAGCAAAAAGCTGATTTCGAATAA
- a CDS encoding alpha/beta hydrolase, translating into MTDSRYLKRTILKEQIESSHLGESRTLRIYLPPGYNEVLSYPVVYCQDGEEFFNFGRIATYANQLILDENIEPFIIVGVEVNTKIRTQEYAPFGDRFEKYTACFAEEIIPYIEQKYPVRRTPDQRILAGDSLGGSVSIHLSLLYPELFQQVISLSGAYYQQSQDIIAQAQNLTDLNVYMIVGLQETDFESDTGIYDFVQLNRDTRDLLQARGATVQYSEKDGKHLWGFWQKELPAALKYFLPEI; encoded by the coding sequence GTGACAGATTCCCGTTATCTTAAAAGAACAATACTGAAAGAACAAATCGAAAGCAGCCATCTTGGTGAAAGTCGTACATTACGGATTTACTTGCCGCCAGGCTATAATGAAGTATTAAGTTATCCTGTAGTATATTGTCAGGACGGTGAAGAATTTTTCAACTTTGGTCGAATTGCTACGTATGCCAACCAATTAATTTTAGATGAAAATATCGAGCCTTTTATTATCGTAGGTGTAGAAGTAAATACGAAGATTAGAACGCAAGAATATGCTCCATTTGGCGATCGCTTCGAAAAATACACCGCTTGTTTTGCTGAAGAAATCATTCCATATATCGAGCAAAAATATCCTGTGCGACGCACTCCAGATCAACGAATTCTAGCTGGCGATTCACTTGGCGGCAGCGTTTCGATCCATCTGTCCCTGTTATATCCTGAACTGTTTCAGCAGGTGATTAGTCTATCCGGTGCTTATTATCAACAAAGTCAGGATATTATCGCACAAGCTCAAAATCTTACAGATTTGAATGTATACATGATTGTCGGTCTGCAAGAAACAGATTTTGAGAGCGATACAGGTATTTACGATTTTGTACAATTAAACCGCGACACTCGTGATCTTTTGCAAGCACGTGGAGCAACTGTACAATATAGTGAAAAAGATGGTAAACATTTGTGGGGCTTCTGGCAAAAAGAACTTCCTGCTGCATTAAAATACTTTTTACCTGAAATCTAA
- a CDS encoding thiamine diphosphokinase, producing MLMKRAIIFSGGQLHPDFLQQIQEDDLIIGADRGALFLIEHGIHPHVAVGDFDSLTDREHDLENIKANSDQLIVYDSVEKDWSDTEAAFEIAMERHIRDILILGALGTRFDHTLANVQLLVRAVQHQVSCSIMDMNNYISLTSTQAVIENRGFPYISLLPITSEVTGINLTGFQYPLEQATLRMGQSRGISNHLINEEGTVSIEGGLLLIIQSRD from the coding sequence ATGTTGATGAAGCGTGCTATTATTTTCTCGGGTGGTCAATTACATCCTGACTTTTTGCAACAAATTCAAGAAGACGATTTGATTATTGGTGCTGATCGTGGAGCACTATTTTTAATTGAACATGGTATTCATCCCCATGTGGCTGTAGGAGACTTCGATTCACTGACCGATCGTGAACATGATCTGGAAAATATCAAAGCTAACAGTGATCAATTGATTGTCTATGATTCGGTTGAAAAAGATTGGTCTGATACCGAAGCTGCTTTTGAAATAGCGATGGAACGTCATATTCGTGATATTTTAATTTTAGGGGCATTAGGTACACGATTTGATCATACGTTGGCAAATGTACAACTTCTTGTGCGCGCAGTTCAACATCAGGTGAGTTGCAGCATTATGGATATGAATAATTATATTTCCCTTACCAGTACACAAGCCGTTATTGAAAATCGTGGTTTCCCTTATATTTCTTTATTGCCTATTACATCTGAAGTGACCGGCATTAATCTTACCGGATTTCAATATCCATTAGAGCAAGCTACTCTACGGATGGGTCAATCCCGTGGTATTAGTAATCATCTAATCAACGAAGAAGGTACAGTCAGTATCGAAGGCGGTCTATTGTTAATTATTCAGAGTAGAGATTAA